The segment gagacgtaaaggttaaaacggcaaatgccagttggtcTGAATTGCCATCCTACATCTCTGAgccaatataaaaaaaatcgatcaacgaatttttgagttacctACGcgcttttgaagttttaaggggcagattgctcatataaagtaaataaaaatctttaatgacacttccaaaattaatttaaaatacagccggtattgattttttatgcaacatatgtccATTGGCGActattttaggagttttacgctgtattgggactagccggaaatgttccggattaagctATCGCTTTGGGAAATacccagtatcgaacatgaacaaatacttatcatacgaaacctcaaattacgccagaatttgaaaactagatcaatcaaagtcagatcaacttcttaaatcacactaaaacttttaaaatggatCCAAGTAAGTCAAAATGAGCACCTAGAACCATCATGGCCAATTCCGAGcatgtctttattatcaaaaatgtaccacattGAGTTATTGGCTTTCCTAGGCGTTTCCGAAGTCCCCTAAACATGTCCAGATGTGACCAAACCTGAGTCTAGACAGCAGATTTGGCTGTGGTAGTGAATGATAAGCTGGATGAACTAGAAAATATCGATatataggccaaaaatatattgggcatTGTAAATGGTGCAATCAAACCAAGATACCGAAGTACAAGTTCAAATAAATTTGTAATCCAACGGAGCATTGGGTTACATTTAACCTACGGAAGTACAAATTGTATCAAACCTATCAGTGGAGCTTGTTATCAAATCCGATTAAATCGAGGATGATAAGTCTTCCTTTTCCGTTTGTCCGGAAAGGAATTCGTTGATGACGATAACCGAAAAATTATTTAGTATAAAAGCAATCAACTATAGTTTCAAATCGGTAGTTTTACGTCGTCCAGAATGAAGACCGTACTGCTGGTGATTGCCGCTTTGGCTGTGGTTAGTGCGGAATGGATCGATATCGATTGGTCCCAGGTTAAGCCGATCGAAGAATTCGACCACTATTGGGCTCGTATACCGCAGGAATGGCAGTTCTTGCGAAAACTAACACCATCACGCAGAGTCACGAATGGGCAGGAGGCCACTCTGGGTCAATTTCCCTATCAAGTTGCGTTGCTCAGTAATTTTGCCGGTGGTACCGGTATCTGTGGAGCAACCGTTTTGACCAATAACTACATCCTGACTGCTGCTCACTGTGTCCAGAACGCTCAAGGAGGAACCGCTATCATCGGTGCTCATGACCGTACCGTCAATGAGGCATCTCAGCAGAGAATTGGATTCGGAGCAAGTGGCATTAGAATCCACGAAGGATATATTCCGACTAACATCAGAAACGACGTCGCCGTTGTACGCTTGAACAATCCCATCGTTTTCGGTAATTGGGTAACGCCAGTTGGCATTCCCTATTGGACCGATAGCCGTCATTTTGCGGGACAGACCGGAACTGTATCCGGATTTGGACGTTTTTCCGATTCCAGCACGTCTACCTCCGCCGTAATTAGATTCGCTAGTAACCCAATTCTGACCGAGGCGGACTGTTTGCAGCGTTGGGGCAACAATGGTAACCTCATCCAGCCGCAGAATATTTGTCTGTCCGGCGAAGGTGGCCGCTCGGCATGCAATGGCGACTCCGGCGGTCCGCTGACCATCACCGAGGATGGCGACACACTGCAGGTCGGTATCGTTTCTTTCGGATCGGCCGCtggctgctcgattggaatgccGTCGGTGTATGCGCGTGTCACACACTTCCGTCAATGGATCGTCAACAATTCCGATTTTTAGGAAAAATCATCATATGTAAAACAAAACACTATTTTTAATGGCTTCAATTGACTCAACCCTGTACTGATAATATATAGGAAATTAAAAATcactcttttaatttttttctcaatctggcgaaggggcaaaaaataacATACCTCAGATAATATGCGATCGAATCGAAGAGATATTGCGACAATCTTGTAGGTATATTTGGTAGGAACCAAATCCAACTTCAGGTTTACAGATAATCGAGGGAAATACGCATTGTTACAACGGTATCAGTGACACACGTTATCAAGCCTCCAGTTCAATCGTGTACTTACGTATAATAAATCCTCAGTTTTCCCCGATTCTCGCAAGACACAGGAGTTTCTCACGATAATCGTCAGCAAAGATAAACCATTAGGCATTAGTATAAAAGCCACTAACTAGCAGGTTCGAAACTGTAGTTTATTTACTTCGTCCAAAATGAAGACCGTACTGTTGGTGATCGCTGCTTTGGCAGTGGCTAGTGCTGAATGGATCGAAATCGATTGGTCCCAGGTTAAGCCGATCGAAGAGTTCGACCACTATTGGGCTCGTATTCCGCAGGAATGGCAGTTCCTGCGCAAGTTGACGCCATCTCGCCGTGTCACCAATGGACAGGAGGCCACTCCCGGTCAGTTCCCGTATCAAATTGCTCTGCTCAGTACCTTTGCTGGTGGTACCGGTCTCTGCGGAGGAACCGTGTTGACCAACAACTACATTCTGACTGCTGCCCATTGTGTCCAGAACGCTCAGGGAGGAACCGCTATCATCGGCGCTCATGACCGTACTGTCACTGAGGCATCTCAGCAGAGAATCGCCTTCGGATCAGGTGGTATCACAATCCACGCGGGATACACTCCAACCAACATCAGAAACGATATTGCCGTAGTGCGATTGAACAGTGCCATTGCTTTCAATGAACGTGTCCAGcctgctcgtatcccggctgcaGGGGATGGCCGTTCCTTCGCTGGATTGACTGGAACCGTTTCCGGATTCGGACGTACCACCGATGCCAGCCAGGCCACTTCCGCTGTGATCAGATTCGCTAGCAATCCAATCATGACCGAGGCCGACTGTCTGTCAAGCTGGGGCAACAACGCCAACATCATCCAGGCTCAGAACATTTGCATGTCCGGAGAGGGTGGTCGCTCGGCATGTAACGGAGACTCTGGCGGTCCACTGACCGTTTCCGATGGTGGCTCCCTGCAGGTCGGTATCGTTTCGTTCGGATCGGCCGCcggctgctcgattggaatgccGTCCGTGTACGTGCGCGTCACGCACTTCCGTCAATGGATCGTGGACAACTCCGATTTCTCGTAAAAAGGATGTCATAAAATGCTAGACCTTTCCGATCAATGAGATGACTTTCGGTTAAAACCAATTCGAACAATACCAAACTATGTCAAAGTATGTAAGAAGGAATATCAcggataaaaattaaaaataaaatgatttgaattttctatgaaaacCTTAACACAGTACGTATTAGCCAggcgattaagaaaaaaatcttaataCCTCAGGGAAATGACTGGGGGATTTCAGGTTTATTGACTATCATGATAAAATCGATTAATTGATTAGAAATGTCGTTTTGTGACTTGCTAATATTTTATTGTTTGTGCACACCATCATAGCCACCAATCTATCGTTTGATCTATTGATATGATCTAGTGTGTTATCATCAGGTGTTCAGTTCTTTGTAATACGAGTTTTATTTATTATACATTTTGTTTCGATGTATCGACTTGTGAGGCTGTTtaacctttttgcctttctactatataaatatatagtataaaggtatagaaatcacttggaaaaccgaaaatggaaagaaggtcctgcgggccgaatgttatataccattcgactcagttacgaaaactgagcattttctgtgtgtgtatatgtatgtgtgtgtgtgtgtgtgtgtgtgtgtgtatgtaacgcttttaatctcactcacttttctcggagatggctggaccgattttaatgttcttagtgtaaaatgaaaggtctaggtgtcccattggtcgctattgaatttcatactgatcggacttttagttcaaaagttatgtataaaaatacgaaaaatatgggacttcattatctcatagatcccttaaccgatttgaacaaaattgattgcatatgaaagaggagcctaacaaacccttaacttccaaatttcatgatgattggacttgtagtttgaaagttacataaagaaatgtgaaaaaacagtatttaaaacatatttttgtaacatttaagaattaattcaatgaaaaacatcacacattttattattatttgaaaattactgctgagatctatcaaacgaaaccgagttatttaaaatcggacggttcattcaaaagttattcaaactttaacacttaagtcccgtatattaaaccgttaaaacgtgtgaaatcaaaacatatcaatcaaatgttgattatattcaatgtatgagatgtgtgtgatgtatgtgtgtatgtatgtatgtatgtatgtatgtatgtatgtatgtatgtatgtatgtatgtatgtatgtatgtatgtatgtatgtatgtatttatgtatgtatgtatgtatgtatatatgtatgtatgtatgtatgtatgtatgcatgtatgtatgtatgtatgtatgtatgtatgtatgtatgtatgtatgtatgtataaatgtatgtatgtatgtatgtatgcatgtgtatgtgatgacaatttgcaatgaaattcaagaaaagtgagaaacatgttgTAAGATGTGAATAAATAAACGTGTAAGATACACCCTGTACTACTCTCAATTCCTTATTGGCGTTTGATTGTAGTAGTAAGATCTGGTGTATAAAATTGCATTGCGAGCTTGCCGCGCTCTCTTTCCTTGTTTGACCGTCTGGTTGGAAACATCTTCATAGGTGAGTAGACAGATAGCAATTACATAAagtggtccttcgagccggatgcGTCGTGCACGCAAAGGAGCAACGATAACGGTTATTGTATGTTTGAGTCAAAGGCAATAGTAGTCCGACGAGATTTTTAGCCAAGATTTTTAGAAACCAAGTGAAAATGCGTGACATGCGGGTCATCGCTTTCTAGTTGGAACGACACGAGGGTCGTTCAGTTCATACATTTCTTCGTGAGACATAATCCAATAAGAATATAAAAACAAACTTAGATAATTCTAACACGTGGGTAAGAATTTAGGATGACACGAGGGTCGTCTATATTTCAATTGAAGCAACACGCGGGTTGCTGAATGACTACATGAGCTTGTGTTTATCATCTGAAAACAAGGCTGACGCATGGGTCAGTGCTTGTGGTGTATTTTTCTCAACTTACTAGTGCCTTTGACAAAACATTTATACCAGACTGATAACAGGAGACCAGTATTAGTAATATTGGGTTTACTTCATAGATTTAACGCAAATAACATGGAGGAGATTAATACGCTAGCTAACCATCCGGTTATTGTAGTTCAGTCGGAACAGGACAGATACGCGATGCAAAGAGATCATGCAGTTGATCGAATCAATGCAATAATCGGGAATATTGAGTCCTATAAGAACGATGTTTTCTCACTGGAAACTAGAAGAGAAATGTTAAAAGAGTGCTACAAAAATTTTGATTTAGCACAGAGTTATTTAGAGCAATGGATTCCCGACGAAACAATCAAGCGAGATCCGATTGAGATGCAATACGTGAGCGGACTGGCACAGTTTGAAAAAGCAATTGCCAATAAGAAAACTACGTCAGAATCAACAGGTAGAGACAATGTACGCCTTCCGTCGGTCGATTTGCCAGTTTTCAACGGTGACAGTGAAAATTGGCTCGAATGGTACGACAAGTTTAACGCAATGATCCACAATCGCTCATCATTGGCTGTCAttcagaaatttgaatatttaaaattatcTCTTAGAGGAACAGCCCTAGCAATAATCGACTCGCTGCCAACCACCGAATCGAATTATGCTATTGCATACGAGCTTCTTACTAAACGCTATAATAACCCCAAGTTACTAGTACAAAAACACACAAAGGAACTTTTTGAGTTAAAAGGTGTGGAGGAGGAATCTGCATCTGCTTTACGCTATTTGTTTGATTCAGCTAGAAAACATCTGAGATGCTTGCAAATACTATATCAACCAGTCGAATCGTGGAATGCTGTTCTTATTCATCTCATGTCGAATAAACTAGACGTAGCAACTCGGCGAGAATGGGAATCCTCCATATCAGGAACCTCGCCTCCCGTATATGATCAACTGGAACAATTTGTGTTGGACAGATGTCAAATGTTAGATGCAATGCCAAAAAAGCGTAAAACATCGGAACAGTTTCATTTACAGAAAAAGTATCGCCCAGAAGTAAGAACCATGACCGTTAGGACTGATAACGCGCTAGGATGTATTGCCTGTGGAGCAGAACACTACGTGGGAAAGTGTCACCGATTCGAGCAAAAGTCATTGGAGGACAAGGTGAAGTTGATTAAACGATTCGCATTATGTTTTAACTGCCTGAAGTCAAACCACACGGCAGACAAGTGTCGCAACCGAGGCTGCTTCAAGTGTGGTGGTAAACATCATACAACCATACATCGAgaaaaaccacagagaacaaatGGTCGAGATACCCGTCACGAGAGTCGTGAGTAAACTGGAATCCTTTGTCATGAATATGTACTAACTAAATATTGcgttaatttttaataaatgctTACAGAATATCAAAAAAAGTCTGATCACTTCTGGCCAAACAAATCACTTCTCCCAACAGCTTTAGTGGAAGTAAAATCTAATGGAAACCCGCCTGTGCCATGTCGGGTCCTATTGGACTCGGGTTCGCAATCCAACATTGCAAGTGCCGAGTTAATTGAACATAGCGGGGCTCAAATAATTAATGCTACGACCAAGATAATAGGGCTTGGAAATAGTATgcacaaaatagaaaaacaggCGTGCATAACTATTAAAGCAAAAATCTCGGAATATCAGAAAACCATCCAAGTGTTGATTACAGATTATGTCACTGGGCCGTTGCCACAGGAGGATATAGATATCAGTGAATGGGATCTCTCTGATATAAATTTGGCAGATCCAGAGTTTCATTTGAGCAGACCGGTGCAGTTGCTGTTAGGTGCAGAAGTGATGTTTGACATTCTGCGTACAGGAAATAAAAAACTGGCCCAACATTTACCAGCTATACAGAACAGTGCATTAGGGTGGCTGGTAGGAGGAGATGTCACACGAATGAGAGTAAGTGGAGAGGTTAATCAATTTATGAATGGAAGAATTACTAATTTGTACATGCAGAAATGGTCGGAAGAAGAAATACTCTGCGAACAATTGTTTGTCGAAACCACCGAACGAGATGCAAATGGCCGGTTTGTTGTAAGGCTGCCTTTAAAACAAAATGCCAATGAGCTAGGTGAATCCAGGCATACAGCTCTGAAAAGACTTTTCCAACTGGAAAGAAGATTCCAACGAAACCCGATTCTTCAAAATGAATACATATCATTCATGAAGAATTATTTAGACTTAGGTCACATGGAAATGATCAGCGATGACGAAATACAATCTGATACAGTCAGGTATTATTTTCCGCATCATCCAGTAATAAAACCCGAAAGTAGCACGACAAAACTCAGAACCGTTTTCAATGGCTCAGCGGAAACTTCCAGTGGTGTCGCATTAAATGACCTATTAATGACGGGACCTTCAATTCAACAAGATATTTTTGATATTCTAATAAGATTCCGTTGGCCTCGGTATGTGTTCACAGcagatataaaaaaaatgttcagacAAATTATCGTCAACGAAAAAGACCGTCTACTACAATTGATACTTTGGCGATTTTCAACCAATGATGTTGTTAGCACATTTCGCTTAAACACAGTAACATACGGAACATGTTCAGCTCCATTTCTTGCGGCACGGTGTTTGAAGGAGCTTGCAACCTTATTTAAGAAACAGTACCCAGAAACCTGTGAAGTTCTTGAGAATGATTTTTATATGGATGACGTTCTAACTGGACATGACGATgcagaaaaacttattttaattaaaaCACAACTCGATACCATACTGAACAGTGCAGGATTCGAACTACATAAGTGGGAATCAAACTTTATTTGTGAAGAAACTGAAAATCCCCAGGAAagatttgttaaaattttgggACTGAGATGGAACCCAAAAGCAGACTTAATTGGTTTTTCAAGTGAAGTAAACGATTACGAACATATCACAAAGAGAAATGTTTTGGCAGAAGTGCAACGAATTTTTGATCCTTTGGGCATGCTATCACCTATTGTTGTAAACGGAAAGCTGCTAATGCAAGATATCTGGCTTGAAAAGGTCAATTGGGATGAAAAATTACCGGATTCAATTATGAAACAATGGCGTTGGTTTTATAAACAGCTGTCAGAACTTAGCGGAATCACGCTACCACGTAGAGTTGTTGATGGAAACCATCGTGTAGAGCTACATGGATTCGCTGATGCTGCTAAACGAGCTTATGGAGCAGTTGTGTACGTGAGGACTATTAGTGAAAAGGAAATCCACACAGAATTGCTGTGCTCAAAGTCTAGAGTAGCCCCTTCCAATAAGAAAAACAAGAACGAGCTTAATACAGCGCCTAAGCTGGAATTACGGGGAGCTACACTGCTGGTAGAGCTGATGGAAAAGTAAGAGGCGTTATTAATATTCCAATCAACGCAATTTATTATTGGACAGACTCCCAAGTGATTTTGGAATGGATTAACAAATCAGTTCATCGATTGCCGAAATTCGTTGCTAACAGGGTTGAAACTATTCAACAAAAGTCACCATCAAGCGAATGGCATTATGTCCGCTCAAAAGATAATCCAGCGGATTTAATCTCACGGGGAACATCAACCCGAAAGCTCATCCAGAGTCGGCTTTGGTGGAATGGACCGCAATTTCTATCAGAAAGAGATTGGAATGACAACTCACAGAGAATGGTACTCACTAGTAAAACTGAACCGCCTCAACCAGAGGAACCACATTTCAAAGAAGACATTGATGATTCATTGATGAATCGCTTTTCCAGTTTCGGTAAACTGCAGCGGGTTACAGCATATTGTTTGCGATTTGCATACAATTGTAGACGACCGACAGAGGAAAGATCGTTCAAAGCACTAAATTTATCCGAACTAAAACGAGCCGAAATTCAAATAATCAAAATGGCACAAAGAAAACACTTCCTGCCGGAATTAAAGAATTTACAAGGCGAAAAGCCCGTTGCAAGGCAAAGCACACTGCTTACCCTCAGTCCTTTCTTAGACAAAAGTGGAATTATTCGAGTAGGGGGAAGGCTCCAGGCAGCTGGATTAAGTTACGATCAGCAACATCCAATCGTACTTCCTTCCAAATGCAACCTGACTATTCTACTAGCCAGAGACTATCATCTCAAATATTTGCACGTTGGTATGCAGACCTTGCTATATATGATGAGAATGCGATTTTGGCCGCTTCATGGTAAAAGTCTGGTACGAAAAGTTGTACACCAATGTATGACATGTTTTAAAAATGATCCCAGGACCCTTCGACAAATAATGGGACAATTGCCAAAGGAACGTATGAATCCCTCAAAGCCATTCCAGTGCTGTGGAGTGGATTTCGGAGGACCCTTCACTATAAAGGAAAACCTAGTACGAACTAATAAATGCTTAAAGGTATATGTGGCACTGTTCATTTGTTTGGCGACTCGAGCAGTTCATATAGAACTAGTTAGTGGGCTGTCAAGCGCGTGTTTCATTGCGGCTCTTCGAAGATTTTGTAGTCAGCGGGGTGTTAGCCACACTATCTTTTGTGACAACGCAACCAACTTCGTAGGATCAAAGAACGAATTAAAAGAGACCGTAGAAAGTTTTAATTCTCAAGTGGAACCTGAACTTAAGCAATTTTGCACAAGTGAAGGAATTGATTGGCAGTTTATTCCCCCCCGTTCGCCCAACTTTGGTGGGATATGGGAAGCGGGTATAAAAAGCGTTAAACACCACATGAAAAGAGTTCTCGGATCAATGGTACCCACTTATGAAGAGATGCTTACTCTTCTGAAGCAAATCGAAGGATGTTTAAATTCAAGACCAATTTCTCCAATGTCAGATGATCCTGGAGATTTGGATCCTTTGACTCCTGGACATTTTTTGACTGGGGGGCCGATCACTGCACTTCCGGACGAAAATGTAACTCAAACAGCAAGCAACCGACTTTCTCGTTTTCAAGAAGTTCAGAAGAATACGCAATTGTTTTGGAATAGATGGAAAATGGAATATTTGAACAACCTTCAGCAACGAGCAAAGAGACTTTCAGTCAAGCAGCCCAACCTTGAAATTGGACAGCTCTGTTTAGTGAAGGATGAGAACCTACCGCCATTTTCTTGGATATCTGGCCGTGTGGTTAAGATTTACCCAGGTCCTGATGGAAATACACGGGTGGCTACTCTATTAACCTCTAAAGGCGAAATCAAACGATCAATTGGAAAATTGTGTCTGCTACCTTTGGAAGATTATATTGGTGGGGGAATATGTAAGATGTGAATAAATAAACGTGTAAGATACACCCTGTACTACTCTCAATTCCTTATTGGCGTTTGATTGTAGTAGTAAGATCTGGTGTATAAAATTGCATTGCGAGCTTGCCGCGCTCTCTTTCCTTGTTTGACCGTCTGGTTGGAAACATCTTCATAGGTGAGTAGACAGATAGCAATTACacatgtcaatagtcagaagtttttgaagcctcttagtggaatacgaactctgaaataaaagaaaagaaaaaaacttttaccgactaaattccactatttaatatttattcgcgacagatacgtatacgctttgaaataagacacttatgaagcctgcacgtcgtaggcgaactacgtatctgtcgcaattaaatagtgggatccaattgcaaagttttttcttttctttgattttagatttcaattgtcattttcttcacttgctgttactcacaattgtacacgaaaagcaaaaagcggagaaaagcagttaaattaagtatataagtatagtggtgtataggatcaaaatactagtgagttgatttttccaaataaatttatacaaatttcaaacaaattttgcgcatcaatatatgctcttttcaatccatagacactagagcttagaaatgttatatgaaaaataggaagtaaacgttgcacggtagtaactttgtaagatttgttttcgttagtgacattttaaaggacagatgtcttatgtcatgtatcatgttttaataaataaatcaaaaatgacaagcactggaaatcatatcgatcatatttctcattctcaagcatgtttatggctcagtttttgcactatttttcgacctcatcttgttttcctaaccctctaacattgtaaaaacgatgcgatcaagctaatgactatcttttcaagaaagtacattcaaaagaagctcaagttttgatttccatgcaaaaataattatctgaaggagcgccagctaagaaaaagttcaatttctctttttcatatctaatgctctattcagttattttttctgattcagatatattgcacaattgaagccaagcaaactaatagtaaaattttgagattaatcattttgtttcgaaatcctttttcttcaaaagtgaagtatataataatttttctgaactcttgtttttcaaagatgctaacttttgaacgcatggtattaatatcaaaaaaaaatctactctTTGGGCTAaagccactcaaaaaaaatatcaacaaatctgctatgaacatatatttcatattgtcagttcaaaacaagtttcgtatgtggctctgaaacccaaaagttaaggccgaccgattatgaaactaaataaggtgttcatcaaataacataaatgacgcttacaagtatttacgcacccaaggaaagaaaatataattactctacgcaatacgttgtgaattttactggcaaataaggattttgaggaatacggaacggatatttaaaaatatagtcaagttaattatagatgttcctgagaaattaaataatgattattatggcagtagaaaggctaggtcacgccgctaggtggattaattcgggtttttttaccTCATTTCGCTTACCTTCGCTAACTACCAAGTTTATATCGCTTCAGCTATTCATGTCGCATTAACATGCTTTCAATATATTTGCATATGCAGCAGTTTTAAAATATGAGGACTAAAAAGATCCTGAGGAT is part of the Sabethes cyaneus chromosome 2, idSabCyanKW18_F2, whole genome shotgun sequence genome and harbors:
- the LOC128737125 gene encoding brachyurin-like, with product MKTVLLVIAALAVVSAEWIDIDWSQVKPIEEFDHYWARIPQEWQFLRKLTPSRRVTNGQEATLGQFPYQVALLSNFAGGTGICGATVLTNNYILTAAHCVQNAQGGTAIIGAHDRTVNEASQQRIGFGASGIRIHEGYIPTNIRNDVAVVRLNNPIVFGNWVTPVGIPYWTDSRHFAGQTGTVSGFGRFSDSSTSTSAVIRFASNPILTEADCLQRWGNNGNLIQPQNICLSGEGGRSACNGDSGGPLTITEDGDTLQVGIVSFGSAAGCSIGMPSVYARVTHFRQWIVNNSDF
- the LOC128737328 gene encoding brachyurin-like, which encodes MKTVLLVIAALAVASAEWIEIDWSQVKPIEEFDHYWARIPQEWQFLRKLTPSRRVTNGQEATPGQFPYQIALLSTFAGGTGLCGGTVLTNNYILTAAHCVQNAQGGTAIIGAHDRTVTEASQQRIAFGSGGITIHAGYTPTNIRNDIAVVRLNSAIAFNERVQPARIPAAGDGRSFAGLTGTVSGFGRTTDASQATSAVIRFASNPIMTEADCLSSWGNNANIIQAQNICMSGEGGRSACNGDSGGPLTVSDGGSLQVGIVSFGSAAGCSIGMPSVYVRVTHFRQWIVDNSDFS